GTCAGCTCGTGACGACCTGCGCCGTCCCGATCGTGGCCTCGGGACCCATCTCGTCGGCGATCCGGCGCGCCTCCTCGATGAGGGTCGCCACGATCTCGGACTCGGGAACGGTCTTGACGACCTGGCCCTTCACGAAGATCTGCCCCTTGCCGTTACCGGATGCGACCCCGAGATCGGCTTCGCGCGCCTCGCCGGGGCCGTTGACGACGCAACCCATGACGGCGACCCGGAGTGGGACGGTCACGTCCTTGAGCCCCTCGGTCACGTTGTCGGCCAGCGTGTAGACATCCACCTGCGCGCGGCCGCACGACGGGCACGACACGATCTCGAGCTTGCGTTCGCGGAGGTTCAGCGACTGCAGGATCTGGTGGCCGACCTTGACCTCTTCGGCCGGCGGGGCCGACAGGGAGACTCGGATGGTGTCGCCGATCCCCTCGCCGAGCAGGATGCCGAACGCCGTCGCGCTCTTGATGGTGCCCTGGAAGGCGGGGCCGGCCTCGGTCACGCCGAGGTGCAGCGGCCAATCCCCCATCTCGGCGAGAAGGCGGTAGGCCTTCACCATGATCACCGGGTCGTTGTGCTTGACGGAGATCTTGAAGTCGTGGAAGTCATGCTCCTCGAACAGACTCGCCTCCCAGCGGGCGCTCTCGGCGAGCGCCTCGGGAGTGGCCTTGCCGTACTTCTCCAGCAGACGCGGGTCGAGCGAGCCCGCGTTGACTCCGATGCGCAGCGAGACACCGGCATCCGAGGCGGCTCTTGCGATCGCGCCGACCTGATCGTCGAACTTGCGGATGTTGCCGGGGTTCACGCGGACCGCGGCGCAACCGGCGTCGATGGCCTGGAAGACGTACTTCGGCTGGAAATGTATGTCGGCGATCACCGGGATCTGGCTCTTCTTGGCGATGATGTGCAGCACGTCCGCATCGTCCTGCGAGGGCACGGCGACGCGCACGATCTCGCAACCGGACGCCGTGAGCTCGGCGATCTGCTGCAGCGTCGCGTTGATGTTCGTGGTCGGCGTCGTGCACATCGACTGCACGCTGATCGGGGCGTTGCCGCCGACGAGCACCTTGCCCACTTTGATCTGCCGGGACTTGCGGCGGGGAGCGAGGGTTTCGGGGACCTTGGGCATCCCGAGATTCACAGCTGGCACGTGATCCAGCCTACGCCGCGCACCTGAGCGCGGGCGCGACGGGAGACCGTCGTTCAGGAACCCTTGAGGCGATCCATCTCGCTCTGGATCTGCGCCTCGCTGGGAGTGCCCGATCCGCCGCCGAACGCGCTCACGGCGGAGAAGACGACCGCGATGCCGATTCCGGCGATGGGCCAGACCGGCCAGAAGCCTCCGGAGGAGGGTCCGCCGGTCAGAAGCCAGATCACGGTGAACAGTGCCGAGAGCACCACCCAGGTGATCAACAGGGAGTAGAAGCCTCGTTTGGCCTTGAGGCTGTGCAGGGCGCGGTCACGGAGTTGGTCGTCGCTCATGGGCGTCAGACTACTGAACCCCAGCGGCGGGCTCGAGCATTTTCGACGCCGGAGGGCATTCCGGCCGTGTGGTAACGTCACGGCATGCACGCGAACCGCAGCTGGTGGCCCGCCCGTTGAGGCGGTGTGTTCGCGTTCCCTGAAACTCGAAAGACCGCCCGAGGGCGGTCTTTCTGCATTGAGCGACCGCCTGACCCGATGAAAGGCCGGCGATGACCCCGTCATCCTCACCCCTCGGCGCCGTGCTGGACGGCGACGTGCCGTTCGCGCTGATCGCCCGCGACCCCAGCACCGTCGAGCTGCTCACGGGTGAGGTCGTGGACGTCGACCTCCTCGCGGACATTCCGCTGACGGATGCCTCGGGCGCCCCCCGCGAGGTTCTCGCCCTCGTCCCGTACCGGCAGGTGCGCGAGCGCGGTTTCGTGTGCCACGACGACGGCGCTCCCCTGCGCTGCCTGGTGGTGACCGATCACATCGCGCTCCCGCGCGCCGAGGTGCTCGCCGCGCTCCCGGCGAGCCCGGTGCCGCTGCAGGACGCCGGTTTCGACATCGCCGACGAGGACTACGCCGACATCGTGCGCCGCGTCATCGCCGACGAGATCGGGCGTGGCGAGGGAGCGAACTTCGTGATCCGCCGCGACTTCACCGCCACCGTCGAGGCGCCAGGGGTCACCGCGGCGCTGACCTGGTTCCGGGCACTCCTCGAGCACGAGCGCGGCGCCTACTGGACGTTCGCCGTCGTCACCCCGGGACACATCGCCGTGGGCGCGAGCCCGGAGGCCCACGTGAGCGCCTGCGACGGCGTCGTGACGATGAACCCGATCTCGGGCACCTTCCGCCATCCCGCCGGTGGCGCCACCGCGCAGACCCTCACCGAGTTCCTGCGGTCGACCAAGGAGACCGAAGAGCTGTTCATGGTCGTCGACGAGGAGCTGAAGATGATGAGCGCCGTCTGCTCGGACGGCGGACGCATCACCGGCCCGCACCTGAAGGAGATGTCGCGCCTCACGCACACCGAATACGTGCTGCGCGGTCGCAGCAGACTCGACCCGCGCGACATCCTCCGCGAGACGATGTTCGCACCGACCGTCACCGGATCGCCGATGCAGAACGCCTGCACGGTGATCGCCCGGCACGAGCAGGCTCCGCGCGGCTACTACTCCGGTGTCGCCGCGCTGTTCACGCCGCGGTCTCAGGCCGGTGCTGAGACGACATCGGCCGACGGCGTGACGCACGATCTGGACGCACCGATCCTGATCCGCACCGCGTATCTGGTCGACGGCACGCTGCGGGTGCCGGTCGGGGCCACCCTGGTGCGTCACTCCGACCCGATGGGCGAGGTCAACGAGACGCACGGCAAGGCGGCGGGCGTACTCGGGGCGATCGGCGCCATCCCCCGCGACGCTCCCGCACCGGACCCGGACGCCCCGGCGATCCCGGTCTCGCTCGGAGACGATCCCGACATCGCGGCTCTGCTCTCCTCCCGCAACGCCCGGCTCGCCGCATTCTGGCTCAACCCGCAGGCCACCGCCGGAGAGGGGCCCTTCGCCGGTCGCTCCGCGATCGTCGTCGATGCGGAGGATCGCTTCACAACGATGCTCGCCCACCAGCTGCGCCACCTCGGGCTGGACGCGCAGATCGTGCACTGGAGCGCCGTGACCGACGACCAGCTCGTCGAGGCCGACCTCGTCGTCTCCGGGCCCGGACCGGGCGATCCGCGGGAGCCGGGCAGCGCGAGGCTCCGTCGGATGCGCGATGTCGTCGCGCGTCGGCGAGCCACCGGCCGGCCGCTGCTGGCAGTGTGCCTGAGCCACCAGATCCTCGCCGACTCGTTCGGGATCGCCCTGGCACCGCTGGATGCACCCCATCAGGGACTTCAGAAGACCGTGGACGTCTTCGGCACGCCGGCATCCATCGGCTTCTACAACACCTTCACCGCGCGGGTCGAGCCGGGCACGACCGCGGTCGGCGAGGCTGAGGTCGCCGCCGACCAGCTCTCGGGCGACGTCTACGCTCTGCGAGGGCCCGGGTTCGCGTCGGTGCAGGGGCACCTGGAATCGATCCTGTCGCGCGACGGGATGACGACGCTCGAGCGGCTGGTCTGGCTCGCATTGGCTCCGGTCGACGCCTGAGACGGCGGCCCACTCGGCCGGCGCGACGACTCAGCGGCGCTCACGAGCCGCGAGGAGTCGACGCTCGGCGTCGTTCGCGGTCAGCTCCCGCGCGCGCGTGGCGGCATCCATCGCTTCCCCCTCCCGTCCGAGCCTGCCGAGCAGGTGTCCGCGCACCGCGTGGAAGAGGTGATAGGCGGACAGCTCCGCTGCCAGCGCGTCGACCTCGGTGAGCGCAGCGCCAGGACCTTCGATCTCGGCGAGCGCGACCGCCCGGTTCAGTCGCACGATGGGCGAGCGGTCGTAGGTCAGCAGCAGGTCGTACAGGGTCAGCACCTGCAGCCAATCGGTGTCGTCCGGTCTCGCGGCATCCGCATGGCAGGCGGCGATCGCCGCCTGCAGCTGCCAGCGCCCTGGCCTGCGCAGCGCCGCCGCGGCATCGAGCGCTGCCCTGCCCTCAGCGACGAGGGCGGCGTCCCACTTCCGGCGGTCCTGATCGGCCAGCAGCACGAGTTCGCCGCCGACCGCCCGAGCGGTCTCCCGAGCTCGGTGCAGCAGGAGGAGCGCGAGCATTCCCTGCGCCTCCGCCTCGCGCGGCAGGGCGCGCGCCAGCACTCGGGCGAGCCAGAGCGCGTCGTCTGCGAGGTCGCGGTCGGCGGCGGCACCTCCTCCGATGGGCAGCTGCGCCTCGGTGTACATGACCGAGACCACGGTCAGCACGATGTCCAGGCGCGGAGCGCGCTCGGCGGGCTCGGGGATGCGGATCGGGATGCCGGCTGCGCCGACCTTGCGCTTGGCACGGACGATCCGCTGGGCAACGGCCGCGTCGGTGCTCAGCGTCGCGCGCGCGATCTGCGCCGTCGTCAGACCGCAGATCACACGGAGCGTCAGCGCGAGCTGCGCCTCGGGTGAGAGCGCCGGGTGGCAGCAGCCGAAGAGCATGGCGATCCGCTCGTCCGGCTCCGACGGCTCGTCGGGAGGCTGGATCGTCGCAGGCTCGGCCAGGAGCGCCAGCTTCGAGCGGAAGCGTGCTTCCCGCCGCAGTCGGTCCAGAGCATCGTGGCGGGCGGCCACGGTGAGCCAGGCACCGGGATTCGGCGGAAGACCGCGCACCCGCCAGGTGCGCAGCGCCTCCTCCACCGCACCGGCGACCGCGTCTTCGGCGATGTCGAGGTCGCCGATCCACGCGGTGAGCGCGGCGACGATGCGCGCGTACTCCTCACGCACGACGCGGCTGAGGAGCAGATCGGATGCCGCGGCCGGCGACCGGCCGGCTTCCCGGTGCGGCTCGGCCGCGGCATCCGCCTCGTTCACGCCTCGAACTGGCTGTAGTCCACGACCATCGGCCGGATCTCGACCGAGTTGCCGGGCAGCTGCAGCATCGGCCACGTCTTCACCACCGCGATGGCCTCATCGAGGTCGGCGACATCCAGGACGCTGAAGCCGCCGATGACCTCCTTCGCCTCGGAGAACGGGCCGTCGACGACGACCGGCGCGGCGCCGGCGTTCTTGACGGTGGTGGCCGTGGTGACCGGCTGCAGTTCAGCGCCCGAGTCGGCGAACTTGTCGCCGTGCTCCTCGAACCAGACGTAGACCTGGCGGTAGACCTCCTCCGCGCGTTCGGGCGGCACGGCGGAATCCAGCTCTGGCGTACTGGCGAACATGATGACGTACTTCACGGCGAGTCCTTTCGTCAGGGGAACCGTTTCATCCCTGCAGCGAACGGACAAGCCCGTTTTCGACACGACCGGCGGGAATTCCTCGGATTCAGAGGATCGTCAGCGGATTGAAGATGTCGGCGAGGATCAGGATCGCGCCCATTCCGATGAGCGCGATCACCACCACGAACGTCACGGGCACCAGCTTCGTCGCATCGACAGGCTTC
This portion of the Microbacterium pygmaeum genome encodes:
- the ispG gene encoding flavodoxin-dependent (E)-4-hydroxy-3-methylbut-2-enyl-diphosphate synthase, with product MPAVNLGMPKVPETLAPRRKSRQIKVGKVLVGGNAPISVQSMCTTPTTNINATLQQIAELTASGCEIVRVAVPSQDDADVLHIIAKKSQIPVIADIHFQPKYVFQAIDAGCAAVRVNPGNIRKFDDQVGAIARAASDAGVSLRIGVNAGSLDPRLLEKYGKATPEALAESARWEASLFEEHDFHDFKISVKHNDPVIMVKAYRLLAEMGDWPLHLGVTEAGPAFQGTIKSATAFGILLGEGIGDTIRVSLSAPPAEEVKVGHQILQSLNLRERKLEIVSCPSCGRAQVDVYTLADNVTEGLKDVTVPLRVAVMGCVVNGPGEAREADLGVASGNGKGQIFVKGQVVKTVPESEIVATLIEEARRIADEMGPEATIGTAQVVTS
- a CDS encoding RNA polymerase sigma factor: MNEADAAAEPHREAGRSPAAASDLLLSRVVREEYARIVAALTAWIGDLDIAEDAVAGAVEEALRTWRVRGLPPNPGAWLTVAARHDALDRLRREARFRSKLALLAEPATIQPPDEPSEPDERIAMLFGCCHPALSPEAQLALTLRVICGLTTAQIARATLSTDAAVAQRIVRAKRKVGAAGIPIRIPEPAERAPRLDIVLTVVSVMYTEAQLPIGGGAAADRDLADDALWLARVLARALPREAEAQGMLALLLLHRARETARAVGGELVLLADQDRRKWDAALVAEGRAALDAAAALRRPGRWQLQAAIAACHADAARPDDTDWLQVLTLYDLLLTYDRSPIVRLNRAVALAEIEGPGAALTEVDALAAELSAYHLFHAVRGHLLGRLGREGEAMDAATRARELTANDAERRLLAARERR
- a CDS encoding 2TM domain-containing protein, which encodes MSDDQLRDRALHSLKAKRGFYSLLITWVVLSALFTVIWLLTGGPSSGGFWPVWPIAGIGIAVVFSAVSAFGGGSGTPSEAQIQSEMDRLKGS
- a CDS encoding anthranilate synthase family protein, with amino-acid sequence MTPSSSPLGAVLDGDVPFALIARDPSTVELLTGEVVDVDLLADIPLTDASGAPREVLALVPYRQVRERGFVCHDDGAPLRCLVVTDHIALPRAEVLAALPASPVPLQDAGFDIADEDYADIVRRVIADEIGRGEGANFVIRRDFTATVEAPGVTAALTWFRALLEHERGAYWTFAVVTPGHIAVGASPEAHVSACDGVVTMNPISGTFRHPAGGATAQTLTEFLRSTKETEELFMVVDEELKMMSAVCSDGGRITGPHLKEMSRLTHTEYVLRGRSRLDPRDILRETMFAPTVTGSPMQNACTVIARHEQAPRGYYSGVAALFTPRSQAGAETTSADGVTHDLDAPILIRTAYLVDGTLRVPVGATLVRHSDPMGEVNETHGKAAGVLGAIGAIPRDAPAPDPDAPAIPVSLGDDPDIAALLSSRNARLAAFWLNPQATAGEGPFAGRSAIVVDAEDRFTTMLAHQLRHLGLDAQIVHWSAVTDDQLVEADLVVSGPGPGDPREPGSARLRRMRDVVARRRATGRPLLAVCLSHQILADSFGIALAPLDAPHQGLQKTVDVFGTPASIGFYNTFTARVEPGTTAVGEAEVAADQLSGDVYALRGPGFASVQGHLESILSRDGMTTLERLVWLALAPVDA
- a CDS encoding YciI family protein; protein product: MKYVIMFASTPELDSAVPPERAEEVYRQVYVWFEEHGDKFADSGAELQPVTTATTVKNAGAAPVVVDGPFSEAKEVIGGFSVLDVADLDEAIAVVKTWPMLQLPGNSVEIRPMVVDYSQFEA